In Podospora pseudocomata strain CBS 415.72m chromosome 4, whole genome shotgun sequence, the genomic stretch CGACGAAAAGTGGGCTGCCTGCTGCCCGCCCGGTTCTCGACTGCTCGGCACGATTAACACAGCGTTTGACTGCTGTGGCGAGGGTCATGACTTGGCAGGAAGCAAAGGTACGGGATGGACATGTTGTCCTTCGGGCTACGAGTATGATGGCACCAAGTGCAAAGACCCAAAGCCTCTCTGTCCCAACGGAATGGAGCTCGTGGACGGGAAGTGTGTCTGTCCGCCCGGGACTACCCAGGCTGCGGATGGAACCAGTAAGCCAAACACGGCCAATGGAGGTGATGGCAATGGGGGAAACCAGGCCGGAAAGCATCCTTCAGGTCCTTGTTCATCAGAAATCTTCTCTGGTACgaccaccacatcaccgtTTCTGTATGACCATACCTAGTTTCCCAGGCCAGCTAACTCGTTGACAGGAAAATGCTACCTCTTCAAGATGGACAACGGCGAGTATCTCGGTTTCAACAAGAAGTGGTACGCTGCGTCTAAGCCTTCCCGCGAGCACCAGATGGGCAAGTTCAAgctcgcaagaccaaggccTGCCTCGATTCCGAGTCTAGCGAGATCAACCCCGGTGATCCCATTCGCATTCTAGACCTTCACGGTGAACCGAATAGCGGGAAGGACCCCAACCAGTGGCTCAATAACGCACAAAACGGAGGCCACATTGCTCGTACATCCAAGTTTGAGGATGCCGGCGTGTTCACAATCAGCAAATGGACGGAGGGCAAATACTGCATCTCAGGCCTGGAGGCCGGCGTCGGTCCACCTGTCCCAGTGATAGCCCTGCCCTGACGTTCAACACCCTCGATACTGAGAGCTGCTTACCTCTTGAGCTGGTGACGGTGCCTTGCAACATCCgcgaccccaacaacaactgtTTATGGTCGGGAAACCAGCAAAAGCCATGTCCCACGGGGTTTTCGTGCCTACCTAACGGACAATCCCCCGGACAGTTTCCAAGTGGTCAAAGTCCTGGTGGTCAAAATCCTGGCAGCCAAAGTCCTGGTGGCCAAAGTCCTGGTAGTCAGTTCCCAGGTGGACAGTTCCCAGGTGGACAGTTTCCCGGTGGGTACTTTCCTAATGGACAGAACCCAGGTGATCGGTTTCCTGGTGGCCAGAACCCAGGTGGTCAGAACCCAAGTGGTCAAAACCCAGGGGGACAGAATCCCGGTGGTCAGTTTCCAAGTGGCCAGATTCCCGATGGTCAGTTTCCTGGTGGCCAGTTTCCAAGTGGCCAGTTTCCCGACGGACAGAACCCTGGTGGACAAAATCCTGGATGCTGCCCTCCTCCGACTGGGACACTTACGCCGGGAGGTGGCGCAACTCCGACCTGCCCGCCTGGACAGCCATGGAAGGATGGGACTTGTGTTATCTCCATCACCGATTGTGCTGACCGGGCTCATCCCGAGTTTGGCGATACGTCGTATAATCCGGCGAACTTCTCCTGTTCCATTGGTCGGGAGCGTCCGTGCCATGGTGAACAAGTTCAAGACTGGAAGCCAGCCAACCTTCCTTGGACTGGCAATCACCGCCAGCCTGGACCCCCTCAGCCTTATGAAACGACGATCAACTTTGACTTTGATGTCATAATGAGCATTGTCGATGTCGAAGCCCAGAGCGAGCACTTTTTGGTCAACCTTGACGGCACGTTTTGGGGCGAGACAGGGGGTGAGCGAGGGTACAAGAATCAGTATATCGGCAACTATAATGACCCAGAGTGGTGTCTTTTGAATGGATATGCAAGAGGATATTTCTTGATTCCGAAGGGTATGTTGTCTTCTTTCCCCTACCTATGCGTCCCACTCTGATAAATTATCTCGACTTATCATTGTTGACACCGTCTGCATCACAGGGCAACACACTTTGACCATTGAATGGCCTCAGGGAACGGGCAAGTACCAAAATGATGGGGGCGGTAACTGATGGTACGACATTGCACGCTACTGGTTCGACAAGCTGTGCGATCCCAGCAGGTGTCTACCTGATTGcgctgttgaggaggagaaggtggctCAACAGTTGAGATTGCAGCTGCAGACAGAAGGGAAGTGGCCATTTGTTGCAAGCTCGCAGGGAAAGCAGTGGGGTTACTACGATTAGAAGGTCGTGGCCTGAGGGTCCAAGGTACATTGAAATGAGTTGACGGAAAGGGCTGAGGATAGGATTCACTGCTCGGTTATGACAGATCTAAGGACGACAATACACAAAAACAGTGTCACCCGCATGAACCCCAAGGCAACGCTTCTCCTGATGCTGAGAACCACTGAACGTTCGGCAGAGGCTTTTTCATGATGGTCCTCAGGCAGGCAGGTTTAACCATGGCCACTTTCCATTGTATAATCAGGTATTTGGACCACGGGGCTTGTGATTAGCTAGGTTTGAAACCGCATATATGCTCGAGGACGGCCCAGCAGGTCGAGGGGGATGCAAACGACCAGGACAATAACTCTGCTCAAATTATCCGTTACCCGTACCTGGACATCAATTGAAAAGCGACCAGAAGTAGGCTGCGCGAGACTGCAGCCATTGATAATGAACCTGGGGATGCTGTCGAGGAGACAAAAAAGGAACTTGGGATTGAAGGTGAAGGTGTCATCAGATAAACCTCTTTTGGAACGAAGTCATCCAATTTCTTTCTTGGTTCCATGTGCTGGGCCAGACCCACTGTGGGATTTCATGCAAGCAAATTCCTGGGAAAGCCATTGGCCAGTACTTTGCTGACCGGCCCAACGATCCGGATTGCCAGGCCCACCAGCTGCCCCAGGCCCACCTCCCCGCATTCTAACCCTGTTCATTCCGCGGCCCGCCCGATGGTTTCTCCCAGCTCCATTCCCCTTTCATCCGGACTTTCTCCTGCCCCTGCAACATGCGCCgctcttttcttgtttcgTTGACGTGATGAGGTGCCATTGATGGATCGTCGGTTTTCtgtccatcaccctcattgCGTTGGGGGACAGGCAATATCCCCTATAGTACTCAGTCACTCCGTACAGTATATGCACACACTGACAGGTCGCGTGAGGTGGATTGCGTGCATTCAGTGCTCTTTCTTGCTGCTAACCCCATTGGCGAGCTTTCAGCGTTGCATTCCAGGTTCTGCTGTTCcgggccttcttctcccgtCGGCATCCTCTCGCCCAACATCCCGGGCCCAGCTCTGCCAGCCAAAGTCCAGCGGCAGGTGCTCTCGCATTCGTCAAATTGCACAAGGTGAGATGACTTGACCACAGAAGAGGTCTGTGTGGAAGCGTCATGCAAGCAGTTAACACCCACGGCCGTCACGCCAGTCAACCGGGTATCGGTCACCTCGCGGCCTCCATTGCAAGTCCCAATGGCATGGGATTATTGTCTGGAACCGAGCACTTTATACGAAATTGCTCCCCAAAATTGCTtcacccacaccacaccagcaccatcagTCACCAGGTGTTCCCCATCATGCAGGGGGGCAGCCTTCGGTACACCCTGTCCGCTTCGCCGTTTGGGTCGCCCCTCAGGAAGGCTGATACCCATGGAAGTTCCCCAGTTGAGTCCATACCCCACTCATGGTGCAACGACGGACTGTCGACTAGCCCCTGTTGGCATTTTGAAGGATTGCCCCCCTGGCTGGGCCTTGATGGACTCCCCTCTTGATCCGTGCTTGTTAACCGTCCTCAAGGGTCCGCCGAGGAGCGATGGCCCGTCATTGGAAGGGCTACTTGAACACCGGGTATGCACGCACGGGAGTCTGtggccttttgctttcttcttgTGTTCTTTTGGGACTTCTGCCGCACCATCTGACGACAACCTCTTTGGACGGCATCCAGCACACAGCAacactgagcaaggtggCAACATCCCACTGAGGGTCAGGTCGCCATGGCCCAACGACACCGGATTAGAAATGACTCAGCCTCGTCCTTTGAGGTCCCAGTTCATGAGACCCCTCGCTTCCAGAGGGTATACTGGACTCGGGAGCCTCATCTACGCAAACTCTATGGCATGGCCGCGATATTGATGGTGGCCTCGGCAACGACAGGCTACGATGGCATGTTGGTCAATACCTCACAGCAAATAGACCTGTGGAGGTACTTTTTCTTCCCCGAACTGAGGGACAAGCCGAATGGGGATCCTATCCTGGATAGCAAACTGGCCATCTTGGTCAACATGTTCAACATTGGGTCCATTCTGTCCTTCTTCATAACGCCTCACGTGGCCGATACTTATGGTAGGAGATCGGCCATTGTGGCCGGCTGTCTGTTCATGATAGGCGGCGGTCTCTTGACTGCATTTGCCAACGGCTATGGGAGTGTGTTTGGCCCCAACCACAGACATTCTTGGAGTGAGAAAGTGCTAACCTTGGTGCCGTGCAGTGTACATGGGCGGCCGTTTCATGCTTGGCTTTGGCAATTCTCTTTCCCAAATGGCATCGCCGCTCTTGCTCACCGAAATCTGTCACCCGCAACATCGAGGTCCCGTCACGGCCGTGTATAACTGTCTCTGGAATGCTGGGGCGCTGCTTGTATCATGCATCGCGTGGGGcaccgccaacatcaaaaacGACTGGTCATGGAGGTCCATCACCTTCCTGCAAATCGTGCCGTCATTGATTCAACTTACGGGCATCTGGTGGATTCCCGAATCGCCGCGCTATCTCATCAACAAGGATAGACCTCAGGAGGCGCTACACATCCTGTCCAAGTGGCATGCTGGGGGGGACATAAACAACGCCACCGTTCAGTTTGAGTACCGCGAGATTCGTGAAACTATCCGGATTCAAAAGGAGAACGAACAGTCCACCAGCTACAAGGACTTTTTCCGAACCAAGGGAAACAGATGGCGACTGGCCATCATCGTATCACTGGGTGTTATCTCCCAGTACAGTGGGAACGCTTTATTCAGCAACTACATCGACATGATCTACAGGGGAGCGGGCATCAACGACCAGAACCAGAAGCTGGCCATGTCCACCGGCAAGACCATCCTcgatctcatcatcaccatcaccgcggCGCTCAACGTCGACCGATGGGGCAGACGGCCATTATTCTTGGTAGCCATGGTCGGCATGGTCATCTCGTTTCTCTGCTGGACCATTACCGGAATTGTTTACGAGCATAGCAATCCAACCAACCTCACTGCTGGCTATGTGCAGCTCGTCTTCATTTGGGTGTTTGGCATCTTTTACGACATTGGGTTTTCGGGCCTGCTGGTGGCCTATGCTCTCGAGGTGTTGCCTTTCCACCTCCGAGCCaaggggatgatgatcatgAACATTACCGTGCAAGCCATCTTGGCGCTGGGGAAGTAAGTTTGATGCCTTGACATCAAACCCGCGAAAACGACTCATGGCTAACGACTCTGACCTCTAGTCAAACAAACAAAATTGCATGGGAAAGGCTACCAAATCACTGGAATCTCATGCTGTTTTATACCATCTGGAACTTTTTTGAGCTCCTGTTTGTGTGGTTCTTCTATGTCGAGACTAAAGGGCCGACCCTGGAAGAAATTGCCAAGATTTTCGACGGAGATGGTGCTATTGCTCACATCGACATGCACCAAGTGCAAAAGGACATCTATCAGAATACTCCAGATGATCACGATGAACTGCCAGGGAGGGCGTTATAATTTTTTCGAGACAGTTTTCTTAGTTCACTCCTTGGATTGGTGCTGCATAGCCGGGCGTTTCAACGGGATCATATTGGCAGGgtttggaaaaggaaaacgGAAAGCATTGGGGCAATGACACAGGGCATTTGGCACACAACTATGATACCACAGATACTGACGAACTCAGTAAAGAAGGTAGTTAAATTGATTTCATTCAACATTTGCCGTCGGGCgttaacgtacattatcagcgagtgacccatatcagcgagtgacccacttTCTACGCGACGCGACATCTTTGCACTTCACAACAACTTTCCTCTAccatccaaaatgcccactACTTCAAACGAAAGCCAGATAATCTtagccctccaagctcttcaaaatgacgaGAATCTAAGCGaacgagctgcagctaaaaTTTACGGAGTCGACCGTAAAACACTAGGGCGTCGCCGCATCGGcaagcctgcacgacgcgatataacacctaattcgaagaagctcactcaatcagaagaggaggctattgtccaatacattattgagctatgtgcgcgagcttttccacccagattgcgtggtgtggaagatatggccaaccaactgctacgcgtacgcgatgCGCCcctgtcggcaagctctgggtacATCGATTTGTTAAACGCCAACCAGAGCTCCGTACGCGCGCtttacgcgtagatacgactaccagagggccaaatgcgaggatccaaaagTCATTAGCGAGTGGTTCGCGCTtatacggaacactaaggccaagtacggtattgtagatgacgatatctacaacttcgacgagactgggtttatgatgggtattatcttcgcgggtatggtggttacgacctcagacggccttagcaaggcgaaactggcccagcctggcaaccgcgaatgggcaacggtaatccagggagtcaatgccctcggctgggccatccctcctttcatcatcttagccgcgcagtaccaccttgccaactggtataccgagtgcaacctaccgtccacctggcgcatcgcaactaccgataatggctggactaccaatgcggtaggcctagattggatcaaacACTTCGACCATTATACAGCGTCCCGTataaagggcaaataccggttgttaatcctcgacggccacgaaagccaccactcgacctgtaacggttccaggagtgtattacaactatctggtgacgactctacgagtacaccgaacttgaagaagaaaaggaaaaggggaatagaaggtttgtcgacatgagcctctggtatggctgagggtgttggccagtgcgcggtgatagaaggttctggagtagtggtctgtgcgttctgggaatagcttcaccagggccgagggttgccgaggtccatgccaggctcagcctgttacaataccccctccctcccaaggTGCCCGATCAGGGGAGAGATCTTTCCATGCTTCTCCTCAAATATATCCAACGCCTCCGTTTCCTCGAAATTACTTAGGGGCTCCCATGTAGGCTTAGCATAGCCAGACCATTTCACTAGGAGCCTTGTCCTTCCTCtcaccttctttgcctccaaGATCTCCTCGACTTGCCActccgcttctccttctccatcgtcgTTGCTTCCGATCAGCGCTGGGGCTGAGTGTCGtcctgttgttgtgatggtagAGGGTCTTCCGCTGCCCTTTTTAATAGCATAACGTGGAAGACGTTATGAATCCCCGGTGGAGTATCCAACCGACAAGCATGGGAGCCGATCAGCTCAGTGACAGTATACTTAGCGTTTAGCCAATCGAGTTTCGCCGAGGGTCTATCTGTCTTGATATGCTTTAATCGTAGCCATACCTTGTCCCCAACACGGAATTGTTCAGCTATCTGACGAGCTCTATTGGCGTACTCT encodes the following:
- a CDS encoding hypothetical protein (COG:U; EggNog:ENOG503NW2Y), which translates into the protein MAQRHRIRNDSASSFEVPVHETPRFQRVYWTREPHLRKLYGMAAILMVASATTGYDGMLVNTSQQIDLWRYFFFPELRDKPNGDPILDSKLAILVNMFNIGSILSFFITPHVADTYGRRSAIVAGCLFMIGGGLLTAFANGYGMYMGGRFMLGFGNSLSQMASPLLLTEICHPQHRGPVTAVYNCLWNAGALLVSCIAWGTANIKNDWSWRSITFLQIVPSLIQLTGIWWIPESPRYLINKDRPQEALHILSKWHAGGDINNATVQFEYREIRETIRIQKENEQSTSYKDFFRTKGNRWRLAIIVSLGVISQYSGNALFSNYIDMIYRGAGINDQNQKLAMSTGKTILDLIITITAALNVDRWGRRPLFLVAMVGMVISFLCWTITGIVYEHSNPTNLTAGYVQLVFIWVFGIFYDIGFSGLLVAYALEVLPFHLRAKGMMIMNITVQAILALGNQTNKIAWERLPNHWNLMLFYTIWNFFELLFVWFFYVETKGPTLEEIAKIFDGDGAIAHIDMHQVQKDIYQNTPDDHDELPGRAL